The window ATTAATACAGGTACCCGACCGTTGATTCCATCAATTCCCGGACTCAAAGAAACCGGGTTTTTGACCAGCGAGTCAATCATGGAGCTAGAACAGTTGCCTGAGCATCTGATCGTGCTTGGGAGTGGCTACATTGGGTTGGAGTTTGCCCAGATGTTTCAACGCTTTGGCTCCCGCGTCACCGTAATTGGGCGAAGTGAGCAAATTCTGTCACAGCAAGACCCCGATATTGCCAATGCGGTTCAAACGCTACTGCAGCGGGACGGCATTGAATTCTTGCTGAACGCAGAGGTCTTGAGAGTTGATCGCGTTGATAGTGAGACCACTCTTCACATCCACATTGCTGGCCAAGAGGTGAGTCTACAAGGGTCACATTTGCTCATCGCTGTCGGTCGGTCGTCCACTACTGATAGCTTAAATTTAGCCGCCGCTGGTGTTGAAGTAGGTGCAGGCGGATTCATTCGAGTCAACGAACGTCTAGAGACGAATGTACCGGGGATTTGGGCGCTGGGCGACATCAATGGCGGACCGCAATATACCCATGTGTCGCTCGACGACTATCGCATTATCAAAGCCAATCTTATTGATGGGGGTAACCGCAGCACGCGCGACCGATTGGTGCCATCCTGTCTATTCATTGATCCAGAACTGGCTCATGTGGGTTTGACCGAAACTGAAGCGCGACGACAAGGACATGCCATCCGCGTGGCGATGCTGGATGCCTCAGCCATTCCTAGAGCGAGAACACTGGGTCAAACTGATGGACTGCTGAAGGCGATCGTGGATAGCGTGACAGGTCGTATTCTTGGGTGTTCACTGTTGTGCCATGAAGCAGGTGAAGTAATTTCAACGGTGCAGATGGTGATGCAGGCTCAGCTACCCTACACCGTTCTGCGCGATGGCGTTTTGACTCATCCAACGATGACCGAAGGGTTGAATTTGCTGTTTTCAAAGGTGTAGGCAGCAAGTGCAAACGCCTCGCAATCTACATACCCAAACAAGGCTCTCAGGCTCATGACAACCCTCCAAATTGACCCCGACGAGCTATCCGGCAAGAGAGTGCTGGTTACAGGCGGAACCAAAGGCATGGGCGAAGCGACCGTCAAACGTCTGAGGCAAGCCGGTGCAAAGGTGATAGCAACCGTCCGCTCAAAGCCCAATGAACTTCAATCGCCAGATTTATTTATTCAGTCCGATATCAGCACACCTGATGGTGTAAAAAAGGTCATTGAGGAAGTGTTTGCTCGTCTCGATGGCGTAGATATTTTAATCAATAATGTTGGCGGTTCTTCGGCACCGAGCGGTGGCGTACTTGCCCTAAGTGATGATGATTGGCAGCAGACATTTAATGCTAATTTATTCGCGGCTGTCACTTTGCAGCGGTCTAGGTAAGAATTCACTTCTTTGCTTTTGACTAATCTTCTATAGCGTTGCGCCTAAGTACCTGAGCGTTCCACTACCCATCGAGTTACTACCGGGACAAATCCAATTTTCGAAACCCCGTCGCAAACAGCTCTTTCAAACCCAACAACCACAGGACTAATCATCATGAGAAAACTAGAAGGAAAAGTTGCTCTTGTTACCGGCGGTAATAGTGGCATTGGTCTTGC of the Leptolyngbya sp. FACHB-261 genome contains:
- a CDS encoding SDR family NAD(P)-dependent oxidoreductase, producing the protein MTTLQIDPDELSGKRVLVTGGTKGMGEATVKRLRQAGAKVIATVRSKPNELQSPDLFIQSDISTPDGVKKVIEEVFARLDGVDILINNVGGSSAPSGGVLALSDDDWQQTFNANLFAAVTLQRSR
- a CDS encoding mercuric reductase translates to MDTEYYDDIVIGGGKAGKTLAPALVADGRKTALVERSSNMIGGGCINIACIPTKTMVASAEVANTVRNSATYGVKTNAPTVDLAAVVQRKQSVVQSARAVNLHNLETALGHELIIATARFVAPKTIEVTTAEGTTRLLTAERLFINTGTRPLIPSIPGLKETGFLTSESIMELEQLPEHLIVLGSGYIGLEFAQMFQRFGSRVTVIGRSEQILSQQDPDIANAVQTLLQRDGIEFLLNAEVLRVDRVDSETTLHIHIAGQEVSLQGSHLLIAVGRSSTTDSLNLAAAGVEVGAGGFIRVNERLETNVPGIWALGDINGGPQYTHVSLDDYRIIKANLIDGGNRSTRDRLVPSCLFIDPELAHVGLTETEARRQGHAIRVAMLDASAIPRARTLGQTDGLLKAIVDSVTGRILGCSLLCHEAGEVISTVQMVMQAQLPYTVLRDGVLTHPTMTEGLNLLFSKV